The Labeo rohita strain BAU-BD-2019 chromosome 10, IGBB_LRoh.1.0, whole genome shotgun sequence genomic interval atgcattgctaagaatttcacctggacaaatttaaaggtgattttctcagttttttttttttttttggcaccctcagattccagattttcaaacagttgtatctcgaccaaatattgtcctatcctaacaaaccatacatcaagcTTATTTATCAGCTTAATGTATaatctcatttttaaaaaactgactcatatgactggttttggggtccagggtcacaattgtgacagtaattgttttaaattaatatgtatGGCGTGTGGTCGTGTTTTAAAATGAGCAGGCAGGTTTATGTatacacattaaataaaaaataaaaaagaacaaatataattctattttgtatttttatttatattatttttatttattattcatgctagttataaatttcatagtgtttttgtgcatttttacatttattccaaataaaAACCAAAGGCAGTAATGATTaaactatataaactatattttgaaaaacactttacaataagttttttattatttaacattctacactctaaaaagtgctgggttaaaaaataacccaaccttaACCCAGCCGCTGGGTAAATATGGGACAGAACAcacgttgggttgttttgacccaagtgctgggtttaaccatttgacccagaatgctgggttgtttaggttaaacataacctaaacattgggttatttgttgtcttattgccttgctacctttacatttaccaataataataaataatcacaaaagaatgtaaaattattattgcttttctgtaatacagttacaaaaacacacaaaaaaaaatgcaactgtaaataataatttaatgagttttatttctttttaaaacaattttcaaatgggtgcagctgtcacacattttatccaaccattacagacacataaaacaacaattttagtagatcagttactttaaaacacaaaactgtgtaaactagGCACTGCAGATTCCCATTCTTTGTCAACATTGTAGCAGCAGAacactcaaaaattaattattgccACATGAAAATCGGTCCAAACATTGTGCTATTAAAACTAAGCCAAACAAAGTGTCCACCAGACAATacatatgacaatttaaaacatattacaaGTGGCCAGAAAAAACTTTTGGCCTTAAAAAATTCACACATGAAGACTTGTccatcaatataatatactgcaagCCGGAGAAATTCCCTGGCAACGAGTCCGCTTCAGTGGCATGGCCCGAAACAATGGTGAAGGTCTGGGATGTCGTTGTCTCGTCCCCAAGACACAAATCCACCATGCTGGTCCCCACTTGTTAATTATACGACACTTAGTCTTGAAGACACTTAGGCCTgagaaaatgctaattttagaagaaaattttaaactgcacatttttagtcttttacatctgaacacttcatacagtggtggccaaaatgattggaacactagtattttcaccagctaaaaaatggttttaagtcagtgatttttattttttgctgtagtgtgtcagtgggaaatatcagtttgcatttccaaatctgaattatatatatatatatatatatatataattatatgtatatatatatatatacacatgacatacagtcatgtgaaaaagttaggacaacCTATTGAATttaatggttttctgtatcagaacataataaaaaattatctggtccttggcaggtcttaaaatttggaaaataaatcctcagataaacatcatcacatgacatatcacacagtgtcattatttatttaagaaaaatacagccaagatggaaaggccatgtgtgacaaagttaggacaccctatgagtcagttacctgtagatccacttttagcagcaataacttgaagcattcattttctgaattgactttatcagtctctcacatcgttctggaggaatttggaccactcttcttttcaacgttgctccagtttattgaggtttgtgggcatttgtttatgcacagctctcaccacagcatttgagtcaggatgagctctggacttggactgggctgtcgcaacaccttgattcttttcttttcagccattctgttgtagatttggtGGTGTggttgggatcattgtcctgttgcatgacccaattttggcccaactttagatgtcagacagatgccctcgcatttgactctacaatactttgatatacagaggagttgaTGGCCagctcaatgactgtgaggtgcccaggtcctgtggctacaaatcaagcccaaaatgatcacccctcctccagcatgcttgtcttttggtatgagatgtttgtgctgatatgctctttaggttttcaccaaacttggcgctgtgcattatggccaaacatctccacttcactctcgtctgttcaaaggactttattctagaagacttgtgttttgttcagatgcaactttgcagacctaaactgtgctgcaatgtttttttttagatagaagaggctttcttctgccaagccttccaaacatgccatttttgtcccatatttttctaattgtaTTGTCATgaattttatcatttaacatgttaactgaggcctgtagagtctgaggtgtaatTCTTGTGTTGTCTGCcgtttctctgagctttacacggtctgatcttggggtgaattttctgggacgtccactcctggaaggagaggtgtctgttttaaatgtctcccacttgtgaataaacgtcagattgtttggaaatggccgtattactcttctcagattgatggcagcaacaattgcttctctaagatgattgctgatgtcttacctccttggcattgtgttaacacacacctgaaggctccagaccagcaaactgccaaagcttatgcttttatagaggtgctcagacttgccgatgatcagttaatcaaaggtatttgattagcagtgctcgACTGtgatttaccctcttaattccaatgttaacagtaagggtgtcctaactttgtcacacatggcttttccattttggctttatttttgttcagtaaataatgacaaggTGCAATTTcccatgtgtttttgttcatctgaggtttttattttcaaaattttaagaccagccaaggaccagtttttttttaatgatgtcctgatacggaaaaccatggaattcaatagggtgtccaaactttttcgcatgactgtatatatatatatatatatatatatatatatataaagtaaaacaaaacgtACAGGTTGTATGTCAATAAATGGCTTCCAGAATTCTGTGGTTGTGGTTCTGTGGACCCTTCCTCCAGAATGGGCAGGACTTTGAAAGCACTCTTCCCTTTAGCATCTAAACCATAAGAATAATGCAGTGCAAACTGTGAAACTTATCTcataatcaaaacaacacattgAAATTTCTTCattcctttaaataatgaaattagaattaaaaaaaaaaaattataatggtattaatgcaaataaatcCCCACCCCCATTCAACTACTGcaggttaagtttaggtatggggtgggattcagggatgtagaatatgctcatgcagaataaggcatcagtatgtgctttataagtactaattaacagccaatacacaaactaataagcaactagttaagtcTTACTGTATCATTGTATTTACCAGTTGATGTGTTAAATCAGTAGTGTAGCCAGAAAAGAGACTCTGGGTGTGCATCAGAAAAACAGGGTGTGCCACATTTATCGTCAGAATGATGTGCAGAAACATCCGATTGATATTACTAACATTACAGatcacatattaaaatgaccagAGATGCGTTTGTAGCCTATTTTACTAGCGTGGCATGCGTCCCTACAACTCCCCCCTCACTGACAGAATTTCATGTGAAATGTTCACGCCAGTAGTGTAGCCCGAAAAAAGACTCTGGGTGTGCATCAGAAAAACAGGGTGTGCCACATTTATCATAAGACTGATGTGCAAAAACATCCGACTGGTATTACTAACATTAaagattacatattaaaatgaccagAGATGCGGTTGTAGCCTATTTTTCTTGCACGGCATGCGTCCCTACATCTCCCCCCCTCACTGACAGAATTTCATGTGAAATGGTCAAATACAGTTGAATTTTGTTTCTATAGATTGACATATTATAAGAAATACCTTACCTGAAGTCATGtcacccagctcttaatgcaccttTCCATCTTGCTGGGCATAGGCAACAATTTGGTCTGCAATTGTAGCCCAGTCTTCAAAAAGTCTGCCTCTGGATGTAGCTTCCTGAAGTCTTGTGATATCtgataaaatttgaaaaaaaacaaatgtggttaaataagttaaagcttttaaatgttaaattgattGTTTGAATTGATACCAGTAACtatggttattttaatgaaaagatcGAATTCTAAAACAAATCATGGGTATTGAATGTTATTGAATGATTATATAACGGGTGCATTTAGGCGCAATCATCAATCATAACTTACCTTCAAAGGTTTTAACCAAGGTATCAAGCTGCCTTTCCTTCAACTTCTCTATTACAAAGCTGGCCATCTGCACCAGCAAGAATCTCACATATCTAGAATGAAATTTCAgatttagaaaattagaatttcACAAAACTCTTTTTACaatgacttattttatatagaaagcaGGTTAATGCGTTTAGATGCAGCGCAATCATTTAAACACAGATCAGTTCTATTATGCTGATATCGGCAGAAAGCTTCTTAAGCATTTTAATATCGCgagatatataatattaaattatagctattcatgtggtggactgtcaCGATTTTGGCTAATAAAGGACACTACTCGATGCGCAACAGaagggatttagaagtgggtacacGCAAAGCCAACTGATAAAGAAGTGGACATAAGCCGTCAATCAGCTTATTTAACTCATCTTCATAAaagttttgtaaacactgtcacagacagaaagatatatatttcatttcattaagcTGAATGCTCACTAAAAACTCAGTCATCACGTTTTCAGGCCATTTCGAGTTTTATTTTTACGTGACACAAAGCAGTGATATCTAAGCGgctgagttgtttacttacttaatAGTTGGTCAATAACGCCATCATTTTCTTCATTCAAGCCGAGGCCTTACACGAAATCAAGAGGCGGGATTAACGCACAAATTTCCTCCTTTTACGTGACTTTCTTCCATTCATTCTCGCTTACCCCCCTGTGAAGCCTCCGCTCAAAAAAGAATAGTTCCTGCTCCCGCCTCGGTGTAAAGTGCGGCGTCATTTCGGCTTTTGAGGTAACGTTCGCTCCAGGACGCGGCGAGCAGCGGAACCGCCGTGCGGCCGCCACCCGTCAGTTCCGCGGCTTGCCGCGTCCCGTGAAAGGGCCTTCGCCCCGGGCGCGGTGGGGTAGCCGCGCAGCTGCCAGCCGCTTTCTTTTCGTGGTGGGGCTGATTTGTGCAGTTGAGGCGGTGCCCGCGTCGCGGTCCCGGCGATTCCACGCGGAGCATaattacaaactaaaaaaacttGCGAAATTCTCAGAAGAAAAAGGATCTCAGAATGTCCAACATCTGTATTTAATAggtaaaatttttgttttctttaggaatcctggaagcactttattttttgttgataTATCtgatgtacactaccgttcaaaagtttggggtcagtacatttttattgtttctttctttctctctttttttttttaagaaattatttttttttcaccaaggatgtattaagttaataattaaaaatttattaaaagttaataataaataatttacattgttataaaatatttatattttgaataaacactgtactttttaaacttgttattcatgaaagaatcctgaaaataaatatcacaggttccaaaaaatatttggcagcacaactgttgatattatccaacactgatcattctaataataaatccgcatgttagaatgatttctgaaggatcatgtgacacttaagactggagtaacagctgataaaaattcagcttttcgtcacaggaataaattctattttaaagtatgttaaaataaaaaacattattttatattgtaaaaacattttgcaatattaactgtttttttttttctatattttttaatcaaataaatgcagccttgatgagcataagagacttctttaaagactattacaagtcttactgaccccaaacttttgaacggtagtgtaattcttaagttcagatcaaaatgatctgacatggttacaattataaatttaaattataaagcagggtctaaaaatatatatggtctgtttataaaagcatacatttaataattaaagaatcttgcaagcactttatttcCCCCCTTTACTCATACTGCACAAAAAGTGATTAAATAACATTGAATGGTTTGCATATGGTGGTGTGTTCTGAACTACAGCTTTCCTAAAATTATgtcctattcataaaataagaaatatcccaatataTCGCCTTGTTTACAGTATCGCAGTGTATTGTATCGCCAGATTCACAGCCCTAAAAATGCCAGTCAATGAAGAAATTAACAAACCTCAGCATTGCAGCAACACTCCAACTCTCTTTTGCGCCCCCATATGGTCTGTCAACGAAGTTGCGAGCTGGCAGATACATTTTTCCCCCTTCAGTTTGTTGTTGAATTCTCACTGTTATTAGAGCTCCTTGAATTGCCAGAGACTGTAATGTACTGCTTGCTGTGGGGAAGTTTCGATTAAGCCAGTAACTCACTAAAACTGTGACGCTGAACCGCTTTTTTAGCCTTCACGGCATCAACACCTCATAGTGTAAATGACAGATGCTGGTAAAGACAAAGTCGTCTCGAGTTTTATTTCGGATACGTGACACTCTGGGAAACGAGATCAAGCTGTGTGCTTGggttttttgcaaattaaccATGTCTGTGAATTAAAGTGTGTGTAGGCTCAGGATAGACgtttattttctctttcttgAGTGATAATTGGGCACAAACTTTGATGTTCTCATTAGTGGACTTTGAGGTAGGATATTGTGAAGTGTTTCAGTGCAATTTACTATGATCAGTTTCAAGATGAATCACTACTTTGTTCAACACTTTTAGCTGTTATAACAACACATAGTTTTACAGCTCTCATTGTTAGATTTTTCCACAACTGGGaattcagaaacaaaaaaataattcagaattattttgtattctACATGTCCTTCTTTTGCTTCAATGATTGAAAGAGCAAGACTGAGCAAGATCTATGTTGTCCGGTTTGATTTGAGAGCATTAGTGGAAGCAAAAACATCTGACCTATATCTGACAAATCAATTAATATGTGACCCAGTTTTAcatctttgttttaaatttctcctagaaatattaattagtttggggtttaaaaaatccatttatttatataatttatccAGTTATTTTCAGAGTTTATGACAGATAGCAGCTTACCatcattttctgtgtgattttgattaaatatttctcccaatatgcatttttattatttgtgaccatggaccacaaaaccagtcataagtgtccatTTTTGGAACTTGATTTCTACAtcataagctgaataaataagctttccattgatgtaagtTTTTTTAGGATGGGACAATGTTTGGCTGAGAAGCagctacttgaaaatctggagtctCAGGGTGccaaaaattgtaaatattgagaaaatcacctttaaagttgttatgcatattactattaaaataattttttttatatatttgcggtacaaaatttacaaaatatcttcatggaacatgatctttacttaatctcctaatgatttttggcatgaaagaaaaatcgagaattttgacccatacaatatatttttggctattgctacaaatatacccatgctacttaagacttaagttttgtggtccagggtcacatttaaaaaattacgttttacaAACCTTAAGTGAACCATATCTGACATTAAAAGCAAAATCACACTTAGACTCAAGTATtcatgcaaacatttttttttaattcagtttttttgcaaatgcaaaacTAGCTTTTCCAGaataacactgaaaataatatggtagaagattttttttctttaaagttaGAAAAAGGTGCAATTCTCCTTATCGATCTGGCGGCACTTTAGCAGTTTGAGGAAAGTCTGCATCTTATGTGCATCTTTCCTGAAGCAGTAGATCGCACTGTAGTCTTTTCTCAAGGTCTCAAACGTAGTTGAAGAGACCAAGAGATCTGTTGTCTCTTCAGGAACCTCCAACGCCAAACTACCTTCACCCAGTATCTGACAGacaaagagagacagagtgaTTTTCAAACATATTGGAACTTGGAAAAAGAGTGTTTGATTAAGAGTTTGGACTTATAATTTCCAACAATTCATATTCACCTGTCTAATAAGAACCAGTATACCCTGCTCCAGGCTTATCAGTTTGGTAGACATCCATTTGCTCCTGTTAAGCAGGGCACTTGGGGCGTTCTCATAATTCTCAAGTGACGCCTGTAAATCTACCAGTGGATTAATCCAGAACTGGGCCAGAATCAGGACTGAGTGAAGGATCCATTTGTCCtgggggaaaaacaaaaaagactaGTTTATCTTAGCAGAAAGTTACTCTGTTACAGTGAATTTCATCAGATGCCATTAGAGGAACTCACGGAAATCTGTTGGATTTCACTTTTAGACATAGGAACCGGCACCGTTTTAGGAGCACACATGGTCCCTTCGGGAATATGCAGATTCATTCCGAATGAAATGAGCATCTCGTCCTGAAAATATTTAGCAATCATTCTCTACTGGCTGACTGTTTACCTATTCTCATCAGGTATTTAGAGAGATTGAAATCTTGGAACATTGCAAAATCCAAAAAGAACCTTTGATAAGCTTaactttaagttcatttttcttttactcaCAAACAGCAACTTGGACTCCTCTGAGACGCGGTAAATGAGCTCTGCATGTTGAACGGCTCGTTCCAGGAGCTTCTCCAGTGAGATGGTACAGGACGTTCCTGCAGTATCTTGGTCTGGACAGTCCACAGGAGATCCAGTCACAGCTTGCAGTGAGCAGAGCACAAATGCCACACAAACCTGTAGAACTTCAGAACATGAAAAGGAGATATTCATTAGCAGATTTTACAGTCTGAATGTTTACTATCAAAGCTACTTCATGCATACTGTGGAATTATTCCTTTGTGAGACTATGTGCAAATACAGACTATAaatattgcttattaataaGCTTTTCATACTCTTAGCGAGATATGAGTTAACCATCAATAAATTgagctacattttttttcttattcagcAAGATGTAAGACCCCGTACCTGTagttttcttcatttttgtaGAACAATAGAAAGTCTCGTTGGACGCTGACTGTGATTCTGTCACAGTTATTGTACGTATACCTTATATACTCTACTGGATTTATGAATTAACCAAATGAGAAAAGAACTTGAACGTAAGTGATGGTAAGTTGATATTTGTGACCACATGTGTCactttgtttttatgcatcATCTCTACTAGAAAGACAAGTCAGATGTAAAATTCAGATGTTTCTGAGCGTTCCTGTTTCATTTCTTCGCtaaaattttagtaatattatatCCTGCCATGTGACATGCCATACTTaatgtaaaactattttaaacagcatttttgtaatactattttactttaatattatagtatatattataatattacatattaaatgagaaagtgtgtacatttgtacttttaaaaattacactATTGCAAGATTAAACTGAAGTAtgaatattattaacattaaagtacaaaattactcaagaaaaaaaaaacgcctctaaaaaaacaaaagcatctAAAGTGAGGTGTAAAAAAATGCCTGCGGTCGTTTTTCGTGCATGCACATAAGCGTTTCTGCAAATGTAACTAGGGGCTCCATACCATCTTATAGTATTTGAGACAgatctgttgttttaatatctCTGGAATACCTGATTGTAATTTGTCAATAGCGGGACCTAGCGGAGTCATATTTTCTAAAATTCTTGTCTGTGGCAACTTTGTGTATCAGTTCACTTTTTCGCGGTCAACTGAACTGCGTGCTACTTTTATGTCTCTCGTATCCAAAGACTTTATACAAAATGGTGTGCTTTAATTTCTTAAGGCTAAAAacaccattttaaaatgaaaacacactagtgtaGCATTCTGCTGTTACGTTTGCCATAACTGTTGCTACGGTTACGCCTTTCAAAAACGCTGCAGACCCCGTTTTAGTCTGAAAACTCAGAGGTTGCGTTTCAGTGTAAATGGACcaaaactgagacttttgaaaacgacggcgtggctgcccacattTACCTTGCTTATCCTTCGTGtaaaccaggggtgctcaactctgttcctggagatctacctttttgcagagttcagctccaaccctgatcaaacacgcccgaaccaactaattaggatctgaaagagcacttgataattacagacaggcgtgtttgatcagggctggagctaaactctacaggaaggtagatctccaggaacagggttgggcgtCCATATCGCGCACTCTCTTGTTTGCTCTAAAAAGCAGCTTCCCTCACGTTTAGCTGCAGGAGTCAGGACAGcaattgagtacattttctgtcatctttttaggaCTGTAATTTGAAGAGTGTACAAATATATCTTCAGCAGCAGTGTGAAAGTGAACAGCACATAACAGCCACAATTACCAGTATAAACATAGATATCTATTGGTACAATAtgcgtcacatgactaaacatgcgtcATCGTTTAAAAAGCCTCCATTAAAAGTCCACACTGCAACGCAAAAACTgcgttttcaaatttatccactttggagagcgttttcaaaaagctcagttttcctTGACCAAAAATGCCTCCTCAGTGTGGACGGAAGgccaaaacagagagaaaaagatgtgttttcaaatgaaaacatattagtgtggacatggcCTAAGACTGGGAGAAAGTGCAACACGAACAGAAGCTCCGCTTGCTATAGAAGCAGTTAGCGTTCTGCTATAATGTTTGCAATAGTGCGTTTTTACGTTAAAACGCATAGCTTTTGCTGTGGTAAAGTctgtcgtttacactactcccATGTTTTGGACCCTTGAAAACTGAGACTTTCAAAAACGCTGCTGACCCTGTTTTAGTCTGAAAACTTGGGttgcgtttcagtgtaaacggaccaaaactGAGACTTTGAAAACGATGACGTGGCTGCCCATATTCACTCTGCGTATCCTTCTTGTAAACAATAACACCATGCTCATTGTTGTATACCTGCATGAATGGTCACGTGACGTGTTTTCGATTGTGTAGTGTGGATAGAGACTGTTTctgaaatgcagtaaaaacgccagtgtagacgaggatcgttttaatcttaaacattttaattttaaacatagcctaaaggcccattcacaccaagaacgataactataaagataactatattaacggacaataatgtttgtttattctaAGCGCATGCTCGTCTGCTTTAAATTCTCGAGCTCATGATAGCAggattgattctgattggttgtcaatgtttttatcgtTTATCAGCTGAAAAAAGTgattctgaaagtgattccatCGATATAATTTCTCTGTGCCTTTATTGTTATAGCTGTGGCTTGGACTCTGTTATTCTTCGATTAAAACGAACCCTGGTgcgattgctctgttagtgcggttcatttgagtaagtgtgaacaCAACCATCCGACCCTAGTGTGCACCAAACAAGcctaaaaagatgggtctcacTCCGGTTCCAAATGAACTCTGATGCAGTTCGAATGATATATGAACGCAACACagaccaaatacttctaaacaaaccaaaaacaggaagtaagaTGCAACGTTATGCGACATGATTTGTATCCAAAACAACGAGCAGGTAAAGTGacttttatgagctctttgtgagttcgcaggtggtgaaaataaaatcatatacacgcAACAATGAGCGCGCTTAGTCCAGCAGATGGCATTAGGTGTATTCGACTTAAAGCAGCTCTGAGCAGTTAAGTTGAACgcaccttttccttttgtttggagtgtTCCGTGTGTTCCGTGTGTTCCGTCACAAACTATACGTCATTCAACCTGACCAGTCAGGTTGTGAACAtatcactatgcctttaggttcaTTATCTTT includes:
- the smtlb gene encoding somatolactin beta isoform X2; this encodes MKKTTVLQVCVAFVLCSLQAVTGSPVDCPDQDTAGTSCTISLEKLLERAVQHAELIYRVSEESKLLFDEMLISFGMNLHIPEGTMCAPKTVPVPMSKSEIQQISDKWILHSVLILAQFWINPLVDLQASLENYENAPSALLNRSKWMSTKLISLEQGILVLIRQILGEGSLALEVPEETTDLLVSSTTFETLRKDYSAIYCFRKDAHKMQTFLKLLKCRQIDKENCTFF
- the smtlb gene encoding somatolactin beta isoform X1; the protein is MKKTTVLQVCVAFVLCSLQAVTGSPVDCPDQDTAGTSCTISLEKLLERAVQHAELIYRVSEESKLLFDEMLISFGMNLHIPEGTMCAPKTVPVPMSKSEIQQISSFLFFPQDKWILHSVLILAQFWINPLVDLQASLENYENAPSALLNRSKWMSTKLISLEQGILVLIRQILGEGSLALEVPEETTDLLVSSTTFETLRKDYSAIYCFRKDAHKMQTFLKLLKCRQIDKENCTFF